One genomic segment of Roseovarius carneus includes these proteins:
- a CDS encoding phosphoribosyl-ATP diphosphatase, with protein MTLEELADIIAERAEADPETSWTAKLLASGPEKCAEKFGEEAVEAIIEAVKNDPDALAREAADVLFHLLVMLRSRGVALARVMDVLEARQGKSGLTEKAERNTK; from the coding sequence ATGACGCTGGAAGAATTGGCCGACATCATCGCAGAGCGCGCGGAGGCAGACCCGGAGACAAGCTGGACTGCCAAGCTGCTGGCCAGTGGCCCCGAGAAATGCGCCGAGAAGTTCGGCGAGGAAGCCGTTGAGGCAATCATTGAAGCGGTGAAGAACGACCCCGACGCGCTGGCACGCGAGGCGGCGGACGTGCTCTTTCACCTGCTGGTGATGCTGCGGTCCCGAGGCGTAGCACTGGCGCGCGTGATGGACGTGCTGGAGGCCCGGCAGGGCAAATCCGGCCTGACTGAGAAAGCCGAAAGGAACACGAAATGA
- the hisF gene encoding imidazole glycerol phosphate synthase subunit HisF — MLKTRIIPCLDVADGRVVKGVNFVDLRDAGDPVDAARAYDAAGADELCFLDIHATHENRGTMFDVVRRTAEQCYIPLTVGGGVRTPSDVRALLLAGADKVSFNSAAVADPDVVAAASAQFGSQCIVVAIDAKTVSPGKWEIFTHGGRKPTGIDAVEFARLVVAKGAGEILLTSMDRDGTRAGFNLPLTRAISDAVNVPVIASGGVGTLDHLVDGVIEGGASAVLAASIFHFGDFTIGEAKAHMAAAGIPMRVAA, encoded by the coding sequence ATGCTCAAAACCCGGATTATTCCCTGTCTCGACGTGGCCGATGGGCGCGTGGTGAAGGGTGTGAATTTCGTTGATCTGCGCGATGCGGGCGATCCGGTGGACGCCGCGCGTGCCTATGACGCGGCGGGCGCGGATGAGCTTTGTTTTCTCGATATCCACGCCACGCATGAGAATCGCGGCACCATGTTCGACGTGGTGCGCCGCACCGCCGAGCAGTGCTATATCCCGCTGACCGTGGGGGGCGGGGTCCGTACGCCTTCGGATGTGCGCGCGCTGCTTCTGGCCGGGGCCGACAAGGTAAGCTTCAATTCCGCCGCCGTGGCCGACCCCGATGTGGTTGCGGCCGCCTCCGCGCAATTTGGCAGCCAGTGCATCGTCGTGGCCATCGACGCCAAAACCGTCTCACCGGGCAAGTGGGAGATTTTCACCCATGGGGGCCGCAAACCCACCGGCATCGACGCGGTGGAGTTCGCCCGTCTTGTCGTGGCCAAAGGCGCGGGCGAAATCCTTTTGACCTCAATGGACCGCGACGGCACGCGCGCGGGCTTCAACCTGCCGCTCACACGGGCCATATCGGACGCAGTGAACGTGCCGGTGATTGCGTCGGGCGGAGTCGGCACGCTTGACCATCTGGTGGACGGCGTCATTGAGGGCGGGGCAAGTGCAGTGCTGGCTGCGTCGATCTTCCACTTTGGCGACTTCACGATTGGCGAGGCCAAGGCGCATATGGCCGCCGCAGGCATACCAATGCGGGTGGCGGCATGA
- a CDS encoding DUF302 domain-containing protein, translating to MKMWIAAGAMALLGSMGMAGESGITKIKAAGDVATTMDALEAAVTGAGATVFARVDHGAGATSVGLELAPSQLLIFGNPKMGALAMQDDPLAGLFLPLKVLVYRDGAGQVWLSYEEPSKTLEYMGGVPKDAGYLEMMQGALAKLTSKAAGM from the coding sequence ATGAAGATGTGGATAGCAGCGGGCGCGATGGCCCTTTTGGGGAGTATGGGCATGGCCGGCGAGAGCGGGATCACCAAGATAAAGGCGGCAGGCGACGTGGCCACGACGATGGATGCGCTTGAGGCGGCTGTGACCGGGGCAGGGGCCACGGTCTTTGCGCGCGTGGATCATGGGGCCGGGGCCACAAGCGTGGGATTGGAGCTTGCACCCTCGCAGCTTTTGATCTTCGGAAACCCCAAAATGGGCGCTCTGGCCATGCAGGATGATCCGCTTGCGGGGCTGTTCCTGCCGCTCAAGGTTCTGGTCTACCGCGATGGGGCCGGGCAGGTCTGGCTGAGCTATGAAGAGCCGTCCAAAACGCTTGAATACATGGGCGGCGTGCCGAAAGATGCAGGCTACCTTGAGATGATGCAGGGCGCGCTCGCCAAACTGACGAGCAAAGCGGCGGGAATGTAA
- the hisA gene encoding 1-(5-phosphoribosyl)-5-[(5-phosphoribosylamino)methylideneamino]imidazole-4-carboxamide isomerase, with product MILYPAIDLKDGQAVRLLRGEMDAATVFNDDPAAQAEAFVAAGCEWLHLVDLNGAFAGVPVNAAPVEEILKRCPVPAQLGGGIRDMATIEGWLSKGLARVILGTVAVENPTLVREAARAFPGQVAVGIDARGGRVATKGWAEETDVEVTDLARSFEDAGVAAIIYTDINRDGAMQGPNVEATAALARAVSIPVIASGGVSSLDDLLALRDCGAGLNGAISGRALYDGALDLGEALRALK from the coding sequence ATGATCCTCTACCCCGCGATTGACCTCAAAGACGGACAGGCCGTGCGCCTTTTGCGCGGCGAAATGGACGCGGCCACCGTGTTCAACGATGACCCGGCGGCGCAGGCCGAAGCGTTTGTGGCCGCAGGCTGCGAGTGGCTGCATCTGGTAGACCTCAACGGGGCATTTGCGGGCGTGCCGGTGAATGCAGCCCCGGTCGAAGAAATCCTGAAGCGCTGCCCAGTGCCTGCGCAGCTGGGCGGCGGCATCCGCGACATGGCAACCATTGAGGGCTGGCTTTCCAAAGGGCTTGCGCGGGTGATCCTTGGGACCGTGGCGGTGGAGAACCCCACCCTTGTGCGGGAGGCGGCGCGCGCCTTTCCGGGGCAAGTCGCCGTGGGGATCGACGCGCGGGGCGGCCGGGTGGCGACCAAGGGCTGGGCGGAGGAGACGGATGTGGAGGTGACAGACCTTGCGCGCTCGTTTGAAGATGCCGGGGTTGCGGCCATCATCTACACCGATATCAACCGCGACGGCGCGATGCAGGGCCCGAATGTGGAGGCGACAGCGGCGCTGGCGCGGGCCGTGTCGATCCCGGTGATTGCCTCGGGCGGTGTAAGCTCACTGGACGATCTTTTGGCGCTCAGGGATTGCGGCGCAGGGCTCAACGGAGCCATCTCGGGCCGTGCGCTTTATGATGGGGCCTTGGACTTGGGCGAGGCGTTGCGCGCGCTGAAATAG
- a CDS encoding DUF2147 domain-containing protein yields the protein MNRILMSAAAVVLSATAALAADPLEGTWRTAPDDNGHTGLINVAPCGAALCGTLMKAFDGTGAEVASENIGRQIISETMAKGDGAYKGKVYAPDRDKTYNSKLQLSGNTLAVSGCVLGICRNGGTWTKVE from the coding sequence ATGAACCGAATTCTTATGAGCGCCGCTGCCGTGGTGCTGAGCGCGACTGCCGCGCTGGCCGCAGACCCTTTGGAGGGGACATGGCGCACGGCACCTGACGATAACGGGCATACCGGCCTGATCAACGTGGCACCCTGTGGGGCCGCACTTTGTGGCACGCTGATGAAGGCGTTTGACGGCACAGGCGCGGAGGTGGCGAGCGAGAATATTGGCCGCCAGATCATCTCGGAAACGATGGCCAAAGGCGATGGCGCCTATAAGGGCAAGGTCTACGCACCGGACCGCGACAAGACCTATAACTCCAAACTTCAGCTGAGCGGGAACACGCTTGCCGTCAGTGGCTGTGTGCTGGGGATTTGCCGCAATGGTGGAACATGGACTAAAGTCGAGTGA
- a CDS encoding DUF2147 domain-containing protein, producing the protein MANDPAIGIWAAPPDGKGQVGHIKVAPCGTALCGTIIRAYSPEGKQITTSNVGKRLFWDMRPNGKGDYDGGRVYVPAHAKEYDAKMQIKGGRLSVKGCVGPICQGQTWSRVQ; encoded by the coding sequence ATGGCGAACGACCCTGCGATTGGTATCTGGGCCGCGCCGCCCGATGGCAAAGGGCAGGTGGGCCATATCAAGGTCGCCCCCTGTGGCACTGCGCTGTGCGGGACGATCATCCGGGCCTACAGTCCCGAGGGCAAACAGATCACCACGTCCAATGTTGGCAAACGCCTGTTCTGGGACATGCGCCCAAACGGGAAGGGTGATTATGACGGGGGCCGCGTTTACGTGCCTGCGCACGCCAAGGAATATGACGCCAAGATGCAAATCAAGGGCGGTCGTCTGTCGGTGAAGGGCTGCGTGGGTCCCATCTGTCAGGGGCAGACGTGGAGCCGCGTGCAGTAG
- the hisH gene encoding imidazole glycerol phosphate synthase subunit HisH → MTTVIVDYESGNLHSAEKAFQRMAAEVGAGDVIVSAAPDVVAQAERIVLPGDGAFPACRQALFDHRGLFEAIEERVVHGARPFMGICIGMQMMASRGLEYTETAGFDWISGTVGPIEAAEGRKVPHMGWNDLVLHGPHPVLKGIETGHHAYFVHSYQFAVDAPEHLLAHVEYGAPVTAIVGRDTMIGTQFHPEKSQSTGLRMIANFLRWTP, encoded by the coding sequence ATGACCACGGTCATCGTGGATTACGAGAGCGGCAATCTGCATTCCGCCGAGAAGGCGTTTCAACGGATGGCGGCTGAGGTGGGTGCGGGCGATGTGATCGTGAGCGCCGCGCCCGATGTGGTGGCGCAGGCCGAGCGGATCGTGCTGCCGGGGGATGGGGCGTTTCCGGCCTGTCGTCAGGCGTTGTTCGATCATCGCGGGCTTTTTGAGGCCATTGAGGAGCGTGTCGTGCATGGTGCGCGCCCTTTCATGGGGATTTGCATCGGGATGCAGATGATGGCCTCTCGCGGGCTTGAATATACCGAGACAGCCGGGTTTGACTGGATCTCTGGCACGGTGGGGCCGATCGAGGCCGCTGAAGGCCGCAAGGTGCCGCATATGGGCTGGAACGATCTGGTGCTGCACGGCCCCCATCCTGTGCTGAAAGGGATCGAGACAGGGCATCACGCCTATTTCGTCCATTCCTATCAATTTGCCGTGGACGCGCCGGAGCATCTTCTGGCGCATGTCGAGTATGGCGCACCCGTGACCGCGATTGTGGGCCGCGATACGATGATCGGCACGCAGTTTCATCCCGAGAAAAGCCAATCCACCGGCTTGCGGATGATCGCCAACTTTCTGCGCTGGACGCCCTGA
- the hisB gene encoding imidazoleglycerol-phosphate dehydratase HisB — protein sequence MRRAEISRKTAETKIEVSLDLDGTGVYDNQTGVGFFDHMLDQLARHSLIDMRVRCAGDLHIDDHHTVEDVGIAIGQALSEAVGDKRGIRRYGSCLLPMDDALVRAALDLSGRSFLVWKMDLPTAKIGTFDTELVREFFQALSTHAGITLHIEALDGINSHHMAEATFKAVARALRDALEVDPRKADAIPSTKGAL from the coding sequence ATGCGCCGCGCCGAAATCAGCCGCAAGACCGCCGAGACCAAGATTGAGGTGAGCCTCGATCTGGATGGGACGGGCGTCTACGACAATCAGACCGGGGTCGGGTTTTTCGACCATATGCTGGATCAGTTGGCGCGCCATTCGCTGATCGATATGCGCGTGCGCTGTGCGGGCGATCTGCATATTGATGATCACCACACGGTCGAGGATGTGGGGATCGCGATTGGGCAGGCACTGTCAGAAGCCGTGGGCGACAAGCGCGGTATCCGGCGCTATGGGTCGTGTCTTTTGCCGATGGATGATGCGCTGGTGCGCGCAGCACTCGATCTGAGCGGGCGGTCGTTTTTGGTGTGGAAGATGGATTTGCCCACCGCCAAGATCGGCACGTTCGACACGGAGCTGGTGCGCGAGTTCTTTCAGGCGTTGAGCACCCATGCTGGCATCACCTTGCATATCGAGGCGCTGGACGGGATCAACAGCCACCACATGGCCGAGGCCACGTTCAAGGCTGTGGCGCGCGCGCTCAGGGATGCGCTTGAGGTTGATCCGCGTAAGGCCGATGCGATTCCATCGACCAAAGGAGCGCTTTAG
- a CDS encoding metallophosphoesterase, producing the protein MGLNGLRKILVLTDLHFLPAGGRIGHLDPDARFRAALAHALEHHADAERIVLTGDLTHNGAPEEYAELRAALEDCPLPVHMTLGNHDRREAFFGAFPEAARDGDGFAQEVIDSGDTRLIMLDTLAEGAEREHSGLLGPERLAFLDAALAGAAGRRAVVFMHHPPMDVGFDAMDAIGLLDRDAFLEILSRHGTACQIIAGHVHRSICGSAGGVPVCLLKSPCHQSPIMVAGMDVHASVDEPGAYGIVYLHEGGVIVHSEDVDVPGRCMLSYT; encoded by the coding sequence ATGGGGCTGAACGGGCTGCGCAAGATACTCGTTCTGACCGACCTGCATTTTCTGCCCGCCGGCGGGCGGATCGGCCATCTTGATCCCGATGCACGGTTTCGCGCCGCTCTGGCGCATGCGCTGGAGCATCATGCGGATGCCGAGCGTATCGTGCTGACCGGCGATCTGACCCACAACGGAGCGCCCGAGGAATACGCCGAGCTGCGGGCGGCCTTGGAGGATTGTCCCCTGCCGGTGCATATGACGCTCGGCAATCACGACCGACGGGAGGCGTTTTTCGGCGCGTTCCCCGAGGCCGCGCGCGATGGAGATGGCTTTGCCCAAGAGGTGATCGACAGCGGCGACACGCGGCTGATCATGCTCGACACTCTGGCCGAGGGCGCCGAGAGAGAGCATTCAGGCTTGCTCGGGCCTGAGAGGCTTGCCTTTCTCGACGCCGCTTTGGCAGGAGCCGCTGGGCGGCGCGCGGTGGTCTTCATGCACCACCCGCCCATGGATGTGGGCTTTGACGCGATGGACGCCATCGGGCTTCTGGACCGGGATGCGTTTCTGGAGATCCTGTCGCGCCACGGCACAGCCTGTCAGATCATCGCGGGCCATGTGCATCGCAGCATCTGCGGCAGTGCGGGGGGCGTGCCTGTGTGCCTGTTGAAAAGCCCCTGCCACCAATCGCCGATCATGGTGGCGGGAATGGATGTGCATGCCTCAGTCGATGAGCCAGGGGCCTACGGGATTGTCTATCTGCATGAGGGCGGCGTCATCGTGCACTCTGAGGATGTGGATGTGCCCGGCCGGTGCATGTTGAGCTACACCTGA
- a CDS encoding pyruvate carboxylase, which produces MSEFRKILIANRGEIAIRIMRAANELGKKTVAVFAEEDKLSLHRFKADEAYRIGEGMGPVAAYLSIDEIIRVALECGADAIHPGYGLLSENPDFVDACANNGITFIGPQADTMRALGDKASARRVAVEAGVPVIPATEVLGDDMDAIRKEAAKVGYPFMLKASWGGGGRGMRPIMDESELEEKILEGRREAEAAFGNGEGYLEKMILRARHVEVQILGDKHGQMYHLFERDCSVQRRNQKVVERAPAPYLSEAQREEICALGYKICKHVNYECAGTVEFLMDMDTEQFYFIEVNPRVQVEHTVTEEVTGIDIVQAQIKIAEGKTIQEATGKATQEDVRLNGHALQTRITTEDPQNNFIPDYGRITAFREATGMGIRLDGGTAYSGGVITRFYDSLLVKVTAHAQTPEAAIARMDRALREFRIRGVSTNIAFVENLLKHPTFLNNEYTTKFIDNTPDLFQFNKRRDRGTKVLTYIADITVNGHPEVKDRPLPRADLKPPRAPALRAEPMMGTRNMLEQKGPQAVADWMKKQSKLLITDTTMRDGHQSLLATRMRSHDMVKAAPAYAANLPQLFSMECWGGAIFDVAYRFLQECPWKRLRDLRAAMPNLMTQMLLRGSNGVGYTNYPDNVVQEFVRVAATSGVDVFRVFDSLNWTENMRVAMDAVIANDKLCEGTICYTGDILNPDRAKYDLKYYVGMARELEAAGAHVLGLKDMAGLLKPAAAKVLIKALKSEVGLPIHFHTHDTAGTACATILAAADAGVDAVDCAMDALSGNTSQATLGSIVEALAHTDRETGLDIGAVREISDYWGAVREHYAAFETGMQAPSSEVYLHEMPGGQFTNLKAQARSLGLEDRWPEVAQTYADVNQMFGDIVKVTPSSKVVGDMALMMVSQGLSRADVEDPARDVAFPDSVIDMMRGNLGQPPGGFPKGIVSKVLKGDAPDTERPGKHLKPVDLEATRAEVSGLLEGKSVDDEDLSGYLMYPKVFLDYMGRHRTYGPVRALPTKTFFYGMEPGEEITAEIDPGKTLEIRLQAVGETTEDGEARVFFELNGQPRVIRVPNRLVKSQTATRPKAELGNANHIGAPMPGVVASVAVTPGQKVKADDLLLTIEAMKMETGIYAERDAVIKAVHVQMAGQIDAKDLLIEFEES; this is translated from the coding sequence GTGAGTGAATTCCGCAAAATCCTGATCGCCAATCGCGGCGAGATCGCCATCCGCATCATGCGCGCCGCCAATGAGTTGGGCAAAAAGACGGTCGCCGTCTTTGCCGAAGAGGACAAGCTGAGCCTGCACCGGTTCAAGGCTGATGAGGCTTACCGCATCGGCGAGGGGATGGGCCCCGTGGCCGCATACTTGAGCATTGACGAGATCATCCGCGTCGCCCTTGAATGTGGGGCGGATGCGATCCATCCCGGCTACGGCCTTTTGTCGGAAAATCCCGATTTCGTGGATGCTTGCGCCAATAACGGCATTACCTTCATCGGACCGCAGGCAGACACGATGCGCGCCCTTGGCGACAAGGCCAGCGCCCGGCGCGTGGCCGTGGAGGCGGGCGTGCCGGTGATCCCAGCGACCGAGGTGTTGGGCGATGATATGGACGCCATCCGCAAAGAGGCCGCCAAGGTCGGCTATCCCTTCATGCTCAAGGCAAGCTGGGGTGGCGGCGGGCGCGGCATGCGGCCCATCATGGACGAGAGTGAGCTTGAGGAGAAAATCCTCGAAGGGCGGCGCGAGGCGGAAGCGGCCTTTGGTAATGGCGAGGGCTATCTTGAGAAGATGATCCTGCGCGCGCGCCATGTGGAGGTGCAGATCCTCGGCGACAAGCACGGGCAGATGTATCACCTTTTTGAGCGCGATTGCTCGGTCCAGCGCCGCAACCAAAAGGTCGTGGAGCGCGCGCCCGCACCCTATCTCAGCGAAGCCCAGCGCGAGGAGATTTGCGCGCTTGGTTACAAGATCTGCAAGCACGTAAACTATGAGTGTGCGGGCACGGTCGAATTCTTGATGGATATGGACACCGAGCAGTTCTACTTCATCGAAGTGAACCCCCGCGTGCAGGTTGAGCACACCGTGACCGAAGAGGTCACCGGCATCGACATTGTGCAGGCCCAGATCAAGATCGCCGAGGGCAAAACCATTCAGGAAGCCACCGGCAAGGCGACCCAAGAGGATGTGCGCCTCAATGGCCATGCACTGCAAACCCGGATCACCACCGAGGACCCACAGAACAACTTCATCCCCGATTATGGCCGCATCACCGCCTTCCGCGAAGCCACGGGCATGGGCATCCGCCTCGATGGTGGCACGGCCTATTCTGGCGGCGTGATCACGCGTTTCTACGACAGCCTTCTGGTCAAAGTCACCGCCCACGCGCAAACCCCCGAGGCCGCGATCGCGAGGATGGACCGCGCCCTGCGCGAGTTCCGTATTCGCGGCGTCAGCACCAATATCGCCTTCGTCGAGAACCTGCTGAAACACCCCACGTTTCTCAACAATGAGTACACTACCAAATTCATCGACAACACGCCGGATCTCTTCCAGTTCAACAAGCGCCGGGACCGTGGCACGAAGGTGCTTACGTATATTGCCGACATCACGGTGAACGGTCACCCGGAGGTCAAGGACCGTCCCCTGCCCCGCGCCGACCTCAAGCCCCCGCGTGCGCCCGCGCTACGCGCAGAGCCGATGATGGGCACGCGCAACATGCTGGAGCAAAAAGGACCGCAGGCCGTGGCCGACTGGATGAAAAAGCAATCCAAGCTGCTGATCACCGACACGACCATGCGCGACGGGCACCAATCGCTTCTGGCCACACGGATGCGCAGCCATGATATGGTCAAGGCGGCACCGGCATATGCCGCCAACCTGCCGCAGCTTTTCTCGATGGAATGCTGGGGCGGTGCGATCTTTGACGTGGCCTACCGCTTCTTGCAGGAATGCCCGTGGAAGCGCCTGCGCGATCTGCGCGCGGCCATGCCAAATCTGATGACACAGATGCTGTTGCGCGGCTCCAACGGGGTGGGCTACACCAACTATCCCGACAATGTGGTGCAGGAATTCGTGCGCGTCGCGGCGACCTCCGGCGTTGATGTGTTCCGCGTCTTCGACAGCCTCAACTGGACCGAAAACATGCGCGTGGCGATGGATGCCGTGATCGCCAATGACAAGCTCTGCGAAGGCACGATCTGCTACACTGGCGACATCCTGAACCCGGACCGGGCGAAATATGACCTGAAATACTATGTCGGGATGGCGCGCGAGCTGGAAGCGGCGGGCGCGCATGTGCTGGGCCTCAAGGATATGGCGGGGCTTTTGAAGCCTGCGGCGGCCAAGGTGCTGATCAAGGCGCTGAAATCCGAAGTCGGCCTGCCGATCCATTTCCACACCCATGACACCGCAGGCACGGCCTGTGCCACGATCCTCGCCGCTGCCGATGCGGGCGTGGATGCAGTGGATTGCGCGATGGACGCGCTGTCGGGCAACACGTCGCAAGCGACGCTGGGCAGCATTGTCGAGGCGCTGGCACATACCGACCGCGAGACGGGGCTCGACATTGGCGCGGTGCGCGAAATCTCCGATTACTGGGGGGCGGTGCGCGAGCATTACGCGGCCTTCGAGACAGGGATGCAGGCGCCTTCATCGGAGGTTTACCTGCACGAGATGCCCGGCGGGCAGTTCACCAATCTCAAGGCGCAGGCGCGCAGCCTTGGCCTTGAGGACCGCTGGCCGGAAGTGGCGCAGACCTATGCCGATGTGAACCAGATGTTTGGCGATATCGTGAAGGTCACGCCCTCGTCCAAGGTTGTGGGCGATATGGCGCTGATGATGGTGAGCCAAGGCCTCAGCCGCGCGGATGTCGAGGATCCGGCCCGCGATGTAGCCTTCCCGGATTCGGTGATCGACATGATGCGCGGCAATCTCGGCCAGCCTCCGGGCGGCTTTCCCAAAGGGATCGTGTCCAAGGTGCTCAAAGGCGACGCGCCTGACACCGAGCGGCCCGGCAAGCATCTCAAACCTGTCGATCTGGAGGCGACCCGCGCCGAAGTGAGCGGGCTTCTGGAAGGGAAATCCGTCGATGATGAGGATCTCAGTGGATACCTCATGTATCCCAAAGTCTTCCTCGATTACATGGGGCGTCACCGCACCTATGGCCCCGTCCGCGCCCTGCCCACCAAGACGTTCTTCTATGGGATGGAGCCGGGCGAGGAGATCACAGCCGAGATTGATCCGGGCAAGACGCTTGAGATTCGCCTGCAAGCGGTGGGTGAGACCACCGAAGACGGCGAGGCGCGGGTGTTTTTTGAGCTGAATGGTCAGCCCCGCGTGATCCGCGTGCCCAACCGTCTCGTAAAATCGCAAACCGCGACACGGCCCAAGGCCGAGTTGGGCAACGCCAACCATATCGGCGCGCCGATGCCCGGAGTGGTCGCAAGCGTCGCTGTGACGCCGGGCCAGAAGGTGAAGGCGGATGATCTGTTGCTCACCATCGAGGCGATGAAGATGGAGACGGGGATTTATGCCGAGCGCGATGCGGTCATCAAAGCCGTGCATGTACAAATGGCCGGACAGATCGACGCCAAAGACCTGCTGATCGAGTTCGAAGAGAGCTGA
- a CDS encoding alpha-hydroxy acid oxidase, translating into MDLHAKYPALSYLRARAKRRLPRFVWEYLDSGTGAEHARHANEAAFAAIPLPPSILHGEFEPDLSLPLLGRDMPLPFGIGPVGMSGLIWPDAERHLARTAARHGLPYTLSTVAAQTPETIGPLAGGDAWFQLYPPRDPEIRADMLRRAKAAGFKTLVLTVDVPVASRRERQVRSGLTQPPRLTPRLLAQVVMRPAWAAGMAQMGMPRMRMIDDYAGAAHKGQPSHAHAGYLLRTSPDWDYLRWLRDAWDGPFVVKGVMEASFVPRLEAAGVDALWISNHGGRQFDGVRPTIEVLPEIRAATALPLVMDSGAQGGLDILRALSLGASFVMMARPWHYALAALGPKGLDHFVDILRLDLASNMGQMGLKRLRDIAPSRG; encoded by the coding sequence ATGGATCTGCACGCAAAATACCCCGCCCTCAGCTATCTGCGTGCCCGCGCAAAGCGGCGCCTGCCGCGCTTTGTGTGGGAATATCTCGACAGCGGCACCGGGGCCGAGCATGCGCGTCACGCAAATGAGGCCGCTTTCGCCGCCATCCCCCTGCCGCCCTCCATCCTGCATGGTGAATTTGAGCCCGACCTCTCTCTCCCTCTTTTGGGCCGCGATATGCCTTTGCCCTTTGGCATTGGCCCCGTGGGCATGTCCGGCCTGATCTGGCCCGATGCGGAGCGGCATCTGGCCCGCACCGCGGCGCGCCATGGCCTGCCCTATACGCTGTCGACCGTGGCTGCGCAGACGCCCGAAACCATTGGGCCGCTGGCAGGCGGCGATGCGTGGTTTCAGCTCTATCCCCCGCGCGACCCGGAGATACGGGCCGACATGCTACGCCGGGCCAAGGCGGCGGGCTTCAAGACCCTCGTGCTGACCGTGGATGTGCCTGTCGCGTCGCGGCGCGAGCGGCAGGTGCGCTCGGGCCTCACACAGCCGCCCCGCCTCACCCCGCGCCTTCTGGCACAGGTGGTGATGCGTCCCGCGTGGGCGGCGGGCATGGCGCAGATGGGGATGCCCCGGATGCGGATGATCGACGATTACGCAGGCGCCGCCCACAAGGGGCAGCCAAGCCACGCCCATGCAGGCTACCTGCTGCGCACCTCGCCTGATTGGGATTATCTCAGATGGCTGCGCGATGCATGGGACGGCCCGTTCGTCGTCAAAGGTGTGATGGAAGCCTCCTTTGTGCCCCGACTGGAGGCCGCAGGCGTAGACGCATTGTGGATTTCCAACCATGGCGGGCGGCAGTTTGACGGCGTGCGCCCCACGATTGAGGTGCTGCCCGAGATCCGCGCCGCCACCGCCCTGCCGCTTGTGATGGATAGCGGCGCACAAGGCGGGCTGGACATCCTGCGCGCGCTGTCTCTGGGCGCGAGCTTCGTGATGATGGCGCGGCCCTGGCATTATGCGCTGGCCGCCCTCGGCCCCAAGGGCCTGGATCATTTCGTTGATATTCTGCGCCTCGATCTGGCCTCAAATATGGGCCAGATGGGCTTAAAGCGTCTCCGCGACATCGCGCCCTCACGCGGGTAG
- a CDS encoding pirin family protein: MSWNPTLEPHCPEAGRLDDIETLIVPRARDLGGFEVRRALPAPQRQMVGPFVFFDQMGPAEFLTGKGIDVRPHPHIGLGTVTYLYDGEFQHRDSLGTDQMIYPGEVNWMVAGQGVTHSERTSEATRQGRSKLFGIQTWVALPEDAEDNPASFEHHAEAALPFLEGEGKELRLIMGRGWGETAPVGTFSDMFYADVVLQAGAMLPLPEDHEDRGVYVTQGAVEVAGQSFEAGRMMVFRPGDAITLKAGPQGARLMALGGETLNGPRYLWWNFVASSEEKIEAAKEAWAKGDWAHGRFQLPPGDAAEFIPLP, translated from the coding sequence ATGAGTTGGAACCCAACGCTGGAGCCACACTGCCCCGAGGCAGGTCGCCTTGATGATATCGAGACGCTGATCGTGCCACGTGCGCGCGATCTGGGCGGGTTCGAGGTGCGCCGTGCGCTGCCCGCGCCCCAGCGGCAGATGGTCGGGCCTTTCGTGTTTTTCGATCAGATGGGGCCTGCGGAGTTCTTGACCGGCAAGGGGATCGATGTGCGCCCGCATCCACATATCGGCCTTGGCACGGTGACCTATCTCTATGACGGAGAGTTTCAGCACCGCGACAGCCTCGGCACCGATCAGATGATTTATCCCGGTGAGGTCAACTGGATGGTCGCAGGCCAAGGCGTGACGCATTCCGAGCGCACCAGCGAGGCGACCCGCCAAGGGCGCTCCAAGCTCTTTGGCATTCAGACCTGGGTCGCCCTGCCCGAGGATGCAGAGGACAATCCGGCAAGTTTTGAGCATCACGCCGAGGCCGCGCTGCCGTTTCTGGAGGGCGAGGGCAAGGAGCTGCGCCTGATCATGGGGCGCGGCTGGGGCGAGACGGCGCCTGTGGGGACGTTCTCGGATATGTTCTATGCCGATGTGGTGCTGCAGGCGGGGGCAATGTTGCCGCTGCCGGAGGATCATGAGGATCGGGGTGTTTACGTCACGCAAGGCGCGGTTGAGGTGGCGGGCCAGAGCTTTGAGGCGGGTCGTATGATGGTTTTTCGCCCCGGCGATGCGATCACGCTCAAGGCCGGGCCGCAGGGTGCGCGGCTGATGGCGCTGGGCGGTGAGACGCTGAACGGGCCGCGCTATCTTTGGTGGAATTTCGTCGCCTCCAGCGAGGAAAAGATCGAGGCGGCAAAAGAGGCATGGGCCAAGGGCGATTGGGCACATGGGCGGTTCCAACTGCCACCCGGCGACGCCGCCGAGTTCATCCCGCTGCCCTGA